The proteins below are encoded in one region of Telopea speciosissima isolate NSW1024214 ecotype Mountain lineage chromosome 10, Tspe_v1, whole genome shotgun sequence:
- the LOC122643584 gene encoding uncharacterized protein LOC122643584 → MTNTADKTFMIKSYIPTHTCIKRTEHKSVTSKWIARKFANQVKTDPNINVKTIKAVLGSTGIQVSYMKMYRARNIAVEINQGNFAQSYALLPEYADLVLKNMPGSIVMLRYNDRQDMSQPLVFKRLFVSFHACTEGFKKGCRPFIGIDGCHLKGKYGGVLLSAISVYGNNALFPIAFGIVEVECKDSWLFFLECLHEGLGNASHDQSLTFMSDKQKGLSDAIASRAYTAIQFEREMNLIRELNNEAYQWLIKNPLSMWAMHAFDDRAKSDHVTNNLSESFNQWIADLRHMSILTLVDQLGVKMMKRLYRMYEKGCGYDINGIVTTNLKRKLDMVQQKARECIVHPSSPHTFEVQDMFQGRFVVNLVAHTCTCRIWNSTGLPCKHATTAITFLNGKIEQYCHAFYSVKTYMDVYSGMIQPLLDLSKLKPTDPTKLVQPPILKKRPGRPHTTRKKDGDEVTNMRSKPMICSNCKQSGHNKRKCQLALVKGTGTSTSQGGGMKRKKVNESQDSTYNSQRITRSQTSKAMSQESIQERTVAKLTKKHARRNEQRATARKMGS, encoded by the exons ATGACCAACACTGCTGACAAGACTTTTATGATAAAGTCTTATATTCCAACACATACATGCATCAAGAGAACAGAACACAAGAGTGTTACATCAAAATGGATAGCACGAAAATTTGCAAATCAGGTTAAGACTGATCCAAACATAAATGTGAAGACAATTAAGGCAGTTTTGGGTTCAACAGGAATTCAAGTCTCTTATATGAAGATGTACAGGGCACGCAACATTGCTGTAGAAATTAATCAAGGTAACTTTGCACAGTCATATGCACTGTTACCTGAGTATGCTGATTTGGTCTTGAAGAACATGCCTGGTAGTATAGTCATGCTACGTTATAATGATAGGCAAGACATGTCACAACCTCTAGTGTTTAAAAGGTTGTTTGTATCATTTCATGCATGCACTGAAGGTTTCAAGAAGGGATGCAGACCATTCATTGGTATTGATGGATGTCATCTCAAGGGAAAGTATGGCGGTGTGCTACTGTCAGCCATATCTGTTTATGGGAATAATGCCTTGTTCCCCATTGCATTTGGAATAGTAGAAGTAGAATGCAAAGACAGttggctctttttccttgaatgtTTACATGAGGGACTTGGAAATGCTAGTCATGATCAATCTCTGACTTTCATGTCAGACAAACAGAAG GGACTATCTGATGCAATTG CATCAAGAGCCTATACTGCCATccagtttgagagagagatgaatttGATTAGAGAGCTTAACAATGAAGCCTATCAGTGGTTGATTAAGAATCCCTTAAGCATGTGGGCAATGCATGCATTTGATGATAGAGCAAAGAGTGACCATGTCACTAATAACTTGTCTGAATCTTTCAACCAATGGATAGCAGACTTAAGGCATATGTCTATTCTTACCTTAGTTGACCAACTAGgagtgaagatgatgaagagattGTATAGAATGTATGAGAAAGGCTGTGGTTATGACATAAATGGTATAGTCACAACAAATCTGAAGAGAAAGTTGGACATGGTGCAACAAAAGGCAAGGGAATGCATTGTTCATCCATCTAGTCCACATACCTTTGAGGTGCAAGATATGTTTCAAGGTCGGTTTGTGGTTAATTTGGTAGCTCACACTTGTACCTGTAGAATATGGAATTCTACTGGGCTGCCATGTAAACATGCAACAACAGCTATCACTTTCTTGAATGGAAAAATAGAACAATATTGTCATGCATTCTACAGTGTGAAGACATATATGGATGTATATAGTGGGATGATCCAGCCACTTCTTGATCTATCTAAATTGAAACCAACTGATCCTACCAAGCTAGTACAACCTCCAATTCTTAAGAAGAGACCAGGAAGACCACATACAACTAGGAAGAAGGATGGTGATGAGGTGACCAATATGAGATCAAAGCCTATGATATGCAGCAACTGCAAGCAATCAGGTCACAACAAGAGGAAATGCCAGTTAGCTCTAGTCAAGGGCACTGGAACTTCTACCAGTCAGGGAGGTGGTATGAAG AGAAAGAAGGTAAATGAAAGCCAAGATAGTACCTACAACTCTCAAAGAATTACCAGGTCACAGACATCTAAAGCTATGTCACAAGAGAGTATACAGGAAAGGACTGTGGCCAAATTGACTAAGAAGCATGCACGCAGGAATGAACAAAGGGCAACAGCTAGAAAGATGGGCAGCTGA